Proteins co-encoded in one Synergistes jonesii genomic window:
- a CDS encoding MurR/RpiR family transcriptional regulator, which yields MIDDKITEAMPNLTKKQAMLGRYICENKYAVALMNAPMIAKEAGVSEATLTRFVYSLGYSSFSEFLLDLRRETQETNANNPFRQERYGRKDRPVYKRVFDLERNLMDETLNAINPEVFDRCVGKIVEADRILLIGCPPHKFLTEYFANFLTIFHDNVTVVQSLDMPFFGTLESTTEKTVAVVFSYPRYPVETQKMVETVANRGLTVIGITDSKFSPIIRYCTHYLITPQRYLIVVDPNAAAITLLHAMLVAIYQKNETEIKKRLKRYEKTILATDMFVFKDYNFTSRL from the coding sequence ATGATAGACGATAAAATTACGGAAGCGATGCCCAACCTCACGAAAAAGCAGGCGATGCTCGGCAGGTATATCTGCGAAAACAAATACGCCGTCGCGCTGATGAACGCGCCGATGATCGCAAAAGAGGCTGGCGTCAGCGAGGCTACGCTGACGCGCTTTGTCTATTCTCTCGGATACTCGAGCTTTTCAGAATTCCTCCTCGACTTGCGCCGCGAGACGCAGGAGACGAACGCCAACAACCCCTTCCGCCAGGAGCGGTACGGGCGCAAGGACAGGCCCGTCTATAAAAGAGTCTTCGACTTGGAAAGAAATTTAATGGACGAGACGCTGAACGCCATAAACCCGGAGGTTTTCGACAGATGCGTCGGTAAAATCGTCGAGGCCGACAGGATTCTGCTTATCGGCTGCCCACCGCACAAGTTTTTGACGGAATATTTCGCGAATTTCCTGACGATTTTTCACGATAACGTGACAGTAGTGCAATCCCTTGATATGCCGTTCTTCGGCACGCTCGAATCGACGACGGAAAAAACCGTCGCCGTCGTCTTCAGCTATCCGAGATATCCGGTCGAAACGCAGAAGATGGTGGAAACCGTCGCAAACCGCGGCCTTACCGTGATAGGTATAACGGACAGCAAATTCTCCCCCATCATCAGATACTGCACTCACTACCTGATAACGCCACAGCGCTATCTGATCGTCGTTGACCCCAACGCGGCGGCGATAACGCTGCTTCACGCGATGCTCGTGGCAATCTATCAGAAGAACGAGACAGAAATAAAGAAACGCCTCAAGAGATACGAGAAGACTATCCTAGCCACAGATATGTTCGTCTTCAAAGATTATAACTTTACAAGCAGACTTTAG
- a CDS encoding nicotinate-nucleotide--dimethylbenzimidazole phosphoribosyltransferase has product MFQLFIAETELARIPGLSAAGANVDVLPYTAPADADMLFYDRPKVAASLPFDPFGHPSPAIVTRASLLEAGFAAGTVRVGTSIAPASPHVTISEAVGRDMRFEPAVPDFEKIAEEAAELASKFDKKDKCAVLAESVPGGTTTAMLVLRALGYHGTVSSAGPENPLALKESVWRDTAERLGIKEGGLKGYGLAAAAELGDPMQIAVAAYAAALPESVEVTLAGGTQMMAVAAILRDMGVKRDLLVATTKYVHIDPTSCLEEYAAKIGVRWYAAPLDFSRSRFKGLADYEKGFIKEGVGAGGAVWYAQRLGVSMERIQGRTETLYEKMLNEG; this is encoded by the coding sequence ATGTTTCAATTATTTATCGCTGAGACAGAACTTGCGAGAATACCCGGGCTTTCGGCGGCGGGCGCGAACGTCGACGTCCTGCCCTATACCGCTCCGGCGGACGCCGACATGCTCTTCTACGACAGGCCGAAGGTCGCCGCGTCGCTTCCCTTCGACCCCTTCGGACACCCTTCGCCGGCTATCGTCACGCGCGCCTCTCTGCTTGAGGCCGGGTTTGCGGCCGGGACCGTGCGCGTCGGCACTTCGATAGCCCCGGCTTCGCCGCACGTGACGATAAGCGAAGCGGTCGGCCGCGACATGCGTTTCGAACCGGCCGTGCCGGACTTTGAGAAAATCGCCGAGGAAGCTGCGGAGCTCGCGTCGAAATTCGATAAAAAAGATAAATGCGCGGTGCTCGCGGAATCCGTGCCGGGGGGCACAACGACGGCGATGCTCGTGCTGCGCGCGCTCGGATACCACGGGACAGTATCCTCCGCCGGACCGGAGAACCCCCTTGCTCTTAAAGAAAGCGTGTGGCGTGACACAGCGGAGCGCTTGGGCATTAAAGAGGGGGGGCTTAAAGGGTATGGGCTCGCCGCGGCCGCTGAGCTCGGCGATCCGATGCAGATAGCGGTAGCCGCATACGCCGCCGCGCTGCCGGAGAGCGTAGAGGTCACTCTCGCCGGTGGGACCCAGATGATGGCCGTCGCCGCCATACTGAGAGACATGGGCGTCAAAAGGGATCTGCTCGTCGCGACGACCAAGTACGTCCACATCGACCCGACGAGCTGCCTTGAAGAATACGCCGCGAAGATCGGCGTGCGCTGGTACGCCGCGCCGCTCGACTTCTCGCGTTCGCGCTTCAAGGGGCTCGCCGATTATGAGAAGGGCTTCATAAAAGAAGGAGTCGGGGCGGGCGGCGCCGTGTGGTATGCGCAACGGCTCGGCGTTTCGATGGAGCGTATACAGGGCCGCACCGAGACTCTCTATGAAAAAATGCTGAACGAAGGGTAG
- a CDS encoding V-type ATP synthase subunit D → MAAKLAPTRGNLVRLTRDMAMAQSGHDLLDQKRQVLMMELVRYIDSAKKIQEDVARIFKEAYDALQKANVSLGIDTVEDISESVPITSDITVRLRSVMGVEIPDVDELSAETVPSYSFHGSSGAMDAAYAKFRRVMVLVAQLAEVETSVYRLAVQIRKTHRRVNALEKVVIPQDKADIAFISDVLEEGEREDFTRMKLAQKKIKNR, encoded by the coding sequence ATGGCGGCAAAGCTTGCTCCTACACGAGGGAATCTCGTGCGCCTTACGCGCGACATGGCCATGGCGCAGTCCGGGCACGATCTGCTCGACCAGAAGCGCCAGGTGCTTATGATGGAGCTCGTACGCTATATAGATTCGGCGAAAAAGATACAGGAGGACGTGGCGCGCATATTCAAAGAAGCCTACGACGCGCTGCAGAAGGCAAACGTTTCGCTGGGCATAGACACAGTAGAGGATATTTCCGAGTCTGTGCCGATAACGTCGGATATAACGGTGCGCCTCCGTTCTGTGATGGGCGTCGAGATACCCGACGTCGACGAGCTTTCCGCGGAGACGGTGCCGAGCTATTCGTTTCACGGCTCTTCCGGCGCTATGGACGCGGCTTACGCGAAGTTCCGCCGCGTGATGGTCCTCGTCGCGCAGCTCGCGGAGGTCGAGACAAGCGTCTACCGTCTTGCGGTCCAGATAAGAAAGACTCACAGGCGCGTAAACGCGCTGGAAAAGGTCGTCATCCCTCAGGACAAAGCGGATATAGCTTTCATCAGCGACGTTCTCGAGGAGGGCGAGCGCGAGGACTTCACGAGGATGAAGCTTGCGCAGAAGAAGATAAAAAACAGGTGA
- a CDS encoding V-type ATPase subunit produces the protein MSFHGPATALGVKAHVLYSQLLKADEYWALLDLNSTAEIAAFLKHTEGYKDRLETLIPEKAHRVALENALRSSVLREAETFLFYLQGAPRKFFIDWLSWYEAEHLKSVFRWLRSKRADRDSLREHLFHVPGSQLPYETLLNCRNYNELLEALNGTKYYSVLREPVRRIMNGESALFQLELAIDNLVETALYNDIKSLPTKERTVLAPLFGSRVDLLNLYNLHRCAWYYKMTVEETITRMLPVRYKVKTHHMREMARDLMPQEERLRMLETLFPVYGKIFRDALERDDKELALEMSIKRFNYLKALAILRSGVPGFHTAIAYFILKDHEISDIIRMIEDVRYDYDRRSAAQYLIRPILTGGETAWQ, from the coding sequence GTGTCTTTCCACGGCCCGGCGACCGCGCTGGGCGTTAAGGCTCACGTACTTTACAGCCAGCTTCTGAAGGCCGACGAATATTGGGCGCTGCTCGACCTTAATTCTACCGCGGAGATCGCCGCCTTTCTCAAGCACACGGAGGGCTACAAAGACCGTCTTGAAACGCTGATTCCCGAGAAGGCTCACAGGGTCGCGCTGGAAAACGCGCTGCGATCGTCCGTGCTCAGGGAAGCGGAAACTTTCCTCTTCTATCTGCAGGGCGCCCCGCGGAAGTTCTTCATAGACTGGCTGAGCTGGTACGAAGCCGAGCATTTGAAAAGCGTTTTTCGCTGGCTGCGTTCGAAGCGCGCCGACCGTGATTCGCTGCGCGAGCATTTGTTCCACGTCCCTGGATCTCAGCTACCCTACGAGACGCTTCTGAACTGCCGCAATTACAATGAGCTGCTCGAAGCGCTTAACGGCACTAAATATTACAGCGTCCTCAGAGAGCCCGTGCGCCGCATCATGAACGGAGAGAGTGCCCTCTTCCAGCTCGAGCTCGCGATCGACAACCTCGTCGAGACGGCCCTTTACAATGATATAAAAAGCCTGCCGACAAAGGAGCGGACGGTGCTAGCGCCGCTCTTCGGCAGCCGCGTGGACCTGCTGAATCTGTATAATCTCCACAGATGCGCGTGGTATTATAAGATGACGGTAGAAGAGACGATCACCCGCATGCTGCCGGTCAGATACAAGGTCAAGACGCACCATATGCGGGAGATGGCGAGGGACCTCATGCCGCAGGAAGAGCGGCTCAGGATGCTCGAAACGCTCTTCCCCGTCTATGGGAAAATCTTCCGCGACGCTCTTGAAAGGGACGACAAAGAGCTTGCGCTGGAAATGTCTATAAAAAGGTTTAACTATCTGAAGGCTCTCGCGATACTGAGGAGCGGAGTCCCCGGCTTTCACACGGCTATCGCTTATTTTATACTGAAGGATCACGAGATCTCGGATATCATCAGAATGATAGAGGACGTGCGGTACGACTACGACCGCCGTTCGGCGGCCCAGTACCTCATCAGACCTATATTAACCGGGGGTGAAACAGCATGGCAGTAA
- a CDS encoding V-type ATP synthase subunit I — protein MAVMKMVALTMIGPQSEMEPVARQMVLTGGFQPLPLDILVNDRSLRAKLTTETANPYDELLTKISTIWKVAGEAIPYPQPVTITKDFTLTYARMMVDQTSKRLQVWDERRRVLTEEKELLNATKIFVEALAGTGFGPKELADQRFVKIFFGCLSNENYHRLIESGSESPIVINELTISSGNTWLLVLTVPSYEKPAKKLLETVYFKEFSLNEIAGQLSGEDPLADVEKRIANHQRAISGLAKAAKEMLREHRADYELLFSRLYTMQRVYDVCKGHGEVSGMFVLSGWIPADTYAQIRMTLAEEAPMTTLMAEDTKDISYTGIRIPTKLKNNAFFRSFQDIVAMYSLPSYGEIDPSPIVAISFILFFGFMFGDVGHGLLIFLGSTLLVRRGLMRTSLGQVMRLAAISSMSFGVMYGSIFGIEGIIPDLWLNPMRDVNTLLAVSIGLGVFMISLGLILNMIKQYRAKDFGRLLFDGQGLAGLALYWTLCALGMVYITGSEISNRTANFMWLAAGVLLLIMILRDVLARYLLRQKGSGESAVLNLFEIMHNLMSFLSNTASFVRLAAFALNHVGLSLAVIMLAEMVHNMPGGIVMKGIILLVGNLVIVCLEGLIVFIQTLRLEYYEFFGKFYKGGGSAFKPVGWKKEGGKFTSAEDM, from the coding sequence ATGGCAGTAATGAAAATGGTCGCGCTCACCATGATCGGGCCTCAGTCCGAGATGGAGCCGGTAGCGCGCCAGATGGTCCTCACAGGGGGATTCCAGCCGCTGCCGCTTGACATTCTTGTCAACGACCGCTCGCTGCGCGCGAAATTGACGACGGAGACGGCTAACCCATACGATGAGCTGCTGACGAAAATATCGACGATATGGAAAGTTGCAGGCGAAGCGATTCCATATCCGCAGCCCGTCACCATCACAAAGGATTTCACTTTGACATACGCGCGCATGATGGTCGACCAGACGTCGAAGAGGCTGCAAGTGTGGGACGAGCGCAGACGCGTGCTGACCGAGGAAAAGGAGCTCCTCAACGCCACGAAGATATTCGTGGAAGCGCTCGCAGGGACCGGATTTGGGCCGAAAGAGCTAGCTGACCAGCGCTTTGTGAAGATCTTCTTCGGCTGCCTTTCAAATGAAAATTATCACCGCCTTATAGAAAGCGGCTCAGAATCGCCGATAGTCATAAACGAGCTGACGATATCGAGCGGCAACACATGGTTGCTCGTACTCACGGTGCCGAGCTATGAAAAACCAGCAAAAAAACTGCTCGAAACGGTATATTTCAAAGAATTTTCATTAAACGAAATAGCAGGGCAGCTCAGCGGAGAAGACCCTCTCGCAGACGTCGAAAAGCGCATAGCCAACCACCAGCGCGCGATAAGCGGCCTTGCGAAGGCGGCCAAGGAGATGCTGCGCGAACACCGCGCCGACTATGAGCTTCTCTTCTCCCGCCTATACACGATGCAGCGCGTCTACGACGTATGCAAGGGGCACGGCGAGGTAAGCGGCATGTTCGTCCTGTCAGGCTGGATTCCCGCCGACACCTACGCCCAGATACGCATGACTCTCGCCGAAGAAGCGCCGATGACGACGCTCATGGCGGAGGATACGAAGGATATTTCCTATACCGGTATAAGGATTCCGACGAAGCTGAAGAACAACGCCTTCTTCCGCTCCTTCCAGGACATAGTCGCAATGTACAGCCTGCCTTCCTACGGTGAGATAGACCCGTCTCCAATCGTTGCGATCTCTTTCATACTTTTCTTCGGGTTCATGTTCGGCGACGTAGGGCACGGGCTTTTGATATTCCTCGGTTCGACGCTGCTCGTCAGGCGCGGCCTGATGCGCACTTCTCTCGGACAGGTCATGAGGCTCGCGGCGATTTCGTCGATGTCTTTCGGCGTGATGTACGGAAGTATCTTCGGCATCGAGGGGATCATCCCAGATTTGTGGCTCAATCCCATGCGCGACGTCAACACTCTGCTTGCGGTCTCCATAGGGCTCGGCGTTTTCATGATAAGCCTCGGCCTGATATTGAACATGATAAAGCAGTACCGAGCTAAGGACTTCGGGCGTCTGCTCTTCGACGGGCAGGGACTAGCCGGCCTCGCCCTCTACTGGACGCTATGCGCGCTCGGCATGGTTTACATCACAGGCTCGGAGATATCCAACAGGACGGCCAACTTCATGTGGCTCGCGGCCGGCGTCCTGCTCTTAATAATGATACTGAGAGACGTGCTGGCCCGCTATCTACTGCGCCAAAAGGGAAGCGGGGAATCGGCCGTACTCAATTTGTTCGAGATCATGCACAACCTGATGTCCTTCCTCTCCAACACGGCCTCCTTCGTGCGCCTGGCCGCCTTCGCGCTGAACCACGTCGGGCTTTCGCTCGCGGTCATAATGCTTGCAGAAATGGTCCACAACATGCCCGGTGGCATAGTTATGAAGGGCATCATCCTGCTGGTAGGCAACCTCGTCATCGTCTGCCTCGAAGGGTTGATAGTCTTTATTCAGACGCTTCGTCTCGAATACTATGAATTCTTCGGGAAATTCTACAAGGGAGGAGGCAGCGCGTTCAAGCCCGTCGGCTGGAAGAAAGAGGGAGGAAAATTCACTTCGGCCGAAGATATGTGA
- a CDS encoding ATP synthase subunit C, which translates to MATLMIVGYAMKRKGLRGGKKAYAAALGVSSLLVLTGAVIALTSGASFAAGEAAAAKEITMGAGLGFIAAAVATSIACLGAGFAVANVGAAALGLVGEKPEMLGTTLIYLGLAEGIAIYGVIISLLIIQRL; encoded by the coding sequence GTGGCAACGCTTATGATCGTCGGTTACGCTATGAAGCGCAAGGGCTTACGCGGAGGCAAGAAGGCTTACGCCGCCGCACTCGGCGTTTCGTCACTGCTCGTTCTGACAGGAGCAGTCATAGCTCTGACGTCCGGCGCCTCCTTCGCCGCCGGTGAAGCTGCGGCGGCGAAGGAAATTACGATGGGCGCGGGGCTAGGCTTCATAGCCGCGGCGGTCGCCACCAGCATCGCTTGCCTCGGCGCTGGCTTCGCGGTCGCGAACGTCGGAGCCGCAGCTCTGGGACTCGTCGGCGAGAAACCCGAAATGCTCGGGACGACGCTCATTTACCTCGGCCTTGCCGAGGGCATTGCCATTTACGGCGTCATCATTTCCCTGCTTATAATCCAGCGCTTGTAG
- a CDS encoding V-type ATP synthase subunit F: MKAYLVSDNHDSLVGMRLAGIEGTLVHTPDAAYEAISAAIKMRDLAILAITEGAAKLSPEIVQQLRERGELPLVVEIPDRFGTKRGPEFLTKYVQEAIGVKM, encoded by the coding sequence GTGAAGGCCTATCTTGTGAGCGACAACCATGATTCTCTCGTAGGGATGCGCCTGGCGGGAATCGAGGGGACGCTCGTTCATACGCCGGACGCGGCGTATGAGGCGATAAGCGCCGCGATAAAGATGCGCGATCTGGCGATTCTCGCGATAACTGAGGGGGCGGCGAAGCTCTCTCCGGAGATCGTCCAGCAGCTGCGTGAGCGCGGAGAGCTGCCGCTGGTAGTTGAGATCCCCGACAGATTCGGCACGAAAAGGGGCCCCGAATTTTTGACAAAGTACGTACAGGAAGCGATAGGAGTCAAAATGTAG
- a CDS encoding V-type ATP synthase subunit E, producing the protein MKEVSNEKIANLRDIILDHADSEKKAAITQGRRDADDWLTSESEKLQRETNLILQDARKRAEDIRRRQIISAEREKATETLRLQNRILSDAMGRLQDKLVHLRDRADYTDILTGMCVDAIESLGAKEPLKIRFSASDLALAGDVMKKVAETYPDASISFNADPAPILGGCWVTTADGRRQVNMDWQNITQEMADSLAERLLPLL; encoded by the coding sequence GTGAAAGAAGTATCTAACGAAAAAATAGCAAATCTCAGAGATATAATACTTGACCACGCCGACAGCGAAAAAAAAGCCGCGATAACGCAGGGGCGACGCGACGCCGACGACTGGCTGACGAGCGAGAGCGAAAAGCTGCAACGCGAAACGAATTTGATTCTGCAGGACGCGAGAAAGCGCGCCGAAGACATACGCCGCAGGCAGATAATTTCAGCCGAGCGCGAAAAGGCCACCGAAACGCTGCGCCTTCAGAACAGGATATTGTCCGACGCGATGGGACGCCTTCAGGATAAGCTGGTACATCTTCGCGACCGCGCCGATTATACCGACATCCTCACAGGCATGTGCGTCGACGCCATTGAATCGCTCGGCGCGAAGGAGCCGCTCAAGATTCGCTTCTCCGCGTCCGACCTCGCGCTGGCCGGCGACGTCATGAAAAAAGTGGCCGAGACGTACCCTGACGCCTCGATCTCCTTCAACGCCGACCCAGCGCCGATACTCGGCGGCTGCTGGGTGACGACGGCGGACGGCCGCAGGCAGGTCAACATGGATTGGCAGAACATCACTCAGGAAATGGCGGACTCGCTTGCAGAAAGACTGCTCCCGCTGCTGTAG
- a CDS encoding V-type ATP synthase subunit A: protein MELKNNSQAPHRGTVEFVNGPVIRASGMREFAMREVVKVGPKRLMGEIIKMDGDEATIQVYEDTDGLRVYEEVVGTGEPLSVELGPGLIGSFFDGIGRPLDSLLEREGMYISPGTSVNMINRERLWEITPVAKTGDLVTGGVVLAEAQETPLLVHKIMTPPGFEGEITWIIPAGRHHAGGDVAKVKDAFGREVSIPIIQRWPVRTPRPYRERLLPNEPFVTGQRVIDGLFPLAKGGTACIPGGFGTGKTVTQHQLAKWGDAQVVIYIGCGERGNEMTDVLEQFPVLEDPRSGRPLMERTILIANTSNMPVAAREASIYTGITLAEYFRDMGYDVAIMADSTSRWAEALRELSGRLEEIPAEEGFPAYLPSRLAEFYERAGRVVTISGENGSVSVIGAVSPPGGDFTEPVTRHTKRFIRCFWGLDKNLANARHYPAISWTDSYSEYAGELDEWFCTNVDPRWGEVRGEVRNILAEDNKIQQVIKLVGEDVLPDDQRLIAFTAFLIKNGYLQQNSFGSDSYSPPLKGFEILSVILEFHHKAMELVRKDIPISLIKDDESVDAITHLRELAADDRAGFDNLRGRIDTHLKRVAAERTRKIRGGE, encoded by the coding sequence TTGGAACTTAAAAATAATTCACAGGCTCCTCATCGCGGCACTGTCGAATTCGTAAACGGCCCGGTCATAAGGGCGTCGGGGATGCGCGAATTCGCGATGCGCGAGGTCGTCAAAGTCGGCCCCAAGCGCCTGATGGGAGAAATAATAAAGATGGACGGCGACGAGGCGACGATCCAGGTTTACGAAGACACAGACGGGCTGCGCGTCTATGAAGAGGTCGTAGGCACAGGAGAGCCTCTTTCTGTCGAACTCGGCCCCGGGCTGATAGGCAGCTTCTTCGACGGCATAGGGCGCCCGCTCGATTCGCTCCTTGAAAGAGAGGGCATGTATATATCGCCCGGCACTTCCGTCAACATGATCAACCGCGAACGCCTCTGGGAGATCACGCCCGTAGCGAAGACGGGCGACCTCGTCACGGGCGGCGTAGTGCTGGCTGAGGCGCAGGAGACTCCGCTGCTCGTTCACAAGATCATGACGCCTCCGGGCTTCGAGGGCGAGATCACATGGATAATACCGGCCGGCAGGCATCACGCCGGAGGCGACGTCGCTAAGGTGAAGGACGCTTTCGGCCGCGAAGTTTCTATCCCTATAATACAGCGCTGGCCGGTACGCACCCCGCGCCCCTACCGTGAGAGGCTTCTGCCCAACGAGCCTTTCGTGACGGGGCAGCGCGTCATCGACGGGCTCTTCCCCCTCGCAAAGGGGGGCACGGCCTGCATACCTGGGGGCTTCGGCACGGGAAAGACCGTCACGCAGCACCAGCTCGCGAAATGGGGAGATGCGCAGGTCGTCATCTACATCGGCTGCGGCGAACGCGGCAACGAAATGACGGACGTTCTCGAGCAGTTCCCGGTGCTCGAAGACCCGCGTTCCGGACGTCCGCTGATGGAGCGCACGATCCTTATCGCCAACACGTCGAACATGCCGGTCGCCGCGCGTGAAGCGTCAATTTATACGGGCATCACGCTAGCGGAATACTTCCGCGACATGGGCTACGACGTAGCGATCATGGCCGATTCCACGTCGCGCTGGGCGGAGGCGCTGCGCGAGCTCTCCGGGCGCCTCGAAGAAATTCCGGCGGAAGAGGGCTTCCCCGCCTATCTGCCGAGCCGCCTCGCCGAATTCTACGAACGCGCCGGCCGCGTCGTCACGATAAGCGGCGAGAACGGAAGCGTCAGCGTAATAGGCGCCGTCTCTCCGCCCGGCGGAGACTTCACGGAGCCGGTGACGCGCCACACCAAGAGATTCATACGCTGCTTCTGGGGGCTCGATAAAAACCTCGCGAACGCACGCCACTACCCCGCGATTTCGTGGACCGACTCTTACAGCGAATATGCAGGGGAGCTGGACGAATGGTTCTGCACCAACGTCGACCCGCGCTGGGGAGAAGTGCGCGGAGAGGTCAGAAACATATTGGCGGAGGACAACAAGATACAGCAGGTCATAAAGCTAGTCGGCGAAGACGTCCTGCCGGACGACCAGCGCCTTATAGCGTTCACGGCGTTCCTTATAAAGAATGGATATCTGCAGCAGAACTCTTTCGGCTCCGACTCATATTCGCCGCCGCTGAAGGGCTTCGAGATTTTGTCGGTGATACTTGAATTCCATCACAAGGCGATGGAGCTTGTGCGCAAGGACATCCCCATCTCGCTGATAAAAGACGACGAATCAGTGGACGCGATAACGCACCTGCGCGAACTCGCCGCGGACGACAGGGCCGGCTTCGACAATCTGCGCGGCCGCATCGACACGCACCTGAAGCGCGTCGCCGCCGAACGCACAAGGAAAATAAGGGGCGGTGAGTAG
- a CDS encoding V-type ATP synthase subunit B: MAQAEYIGVKDIEGPFILVENVTGVGYGELVDIRDSAGARRHGQVKSLSEKATLVQVFTGTEDLVPSGTKVKFLGKPLEVHLSKYMLGRTFNGLGEPRDDCGALYGGKRVNINGLPLNPMARQYPRDFIHTGISAIDTLTTLIRGQKLPIFSGNGLPHNQLAVQIATQARVVGSDEFAVVFAGIGVKHDDAAYFMQELSTHGHSNNIVTFLNLADDPVIERIATPRMALSTAEYLAYELGMHVLVIMTDMTSYCEALRELGVAAGEVPSRKGYPAYLYSDLASLYERAGVVRGKEGSVTQIPILTMPNDDITHPIPDLTGFITEGQIVLSRELDAKNIYPPIDILTSLSRLMKDGIGKGYTREDHPSVSSQLFASYSRVQEVRSLAGVVGEDELSKTDKAFLSFGKVFEGKFLKQGNEEERDIAYSLDTAWEILGELPAGELTRVSMADIEAHIKKKEK, encoded by the coding sequence ATGGCGCAAGCCGAATATATTGGAGTAAAAGATATAGAGGGGCCGTTCATCCTCGTCGAGAACGTTACAGGAGTAGGATACGGCGAACTGGTCGACATACGCGACAGCGCCGGCGCGCGCCGTCACGGTCAGGTGAAATCGCTCAGCGAGAAGGCTACGCTCGTGCAGGTCTTCACCGGTACGGAGGATCTCGTCCCGAGCGGCACTAAAGTCAAATTCCTCGGAAAGCCGCTGGAGGTGCATCTTTCGAAATACATGCTCGGGCGCACCTTCAACGGGCTCGGCGAGCCGCGCGACGACTGCGGCGCGCTATACGGAGGAAAGCGCGTCAACATAAACGGCCTGCCGCTGAACCCGATGGCGCGCCAGTACCCGCGCGACTTCATACACACTGGCATATCAGCGATAGACACGCTGACGACGCTGATTCGCGGACAAAAACTGCCTATATTCTCCGGCAACGGCCTGCCGCACAACCAGCTCGCAGTGCAGATAGCCACGCAGGCTCGTGTCGTAGGCTCCGACGAATTCGCGGTCGTCTTCGCCGGCATCGGCGTCAAGCACGACGACGCGGCTTACTTCATGCAGGAGCTTTCGACGCACGGACATTCGAACAACATCGTAACCTTCCTGAACCTTGCGGACGATCCCGTCATCGAGCGCATCGCCACGCCGCGGATGGCGCTCTCCACCGCGGAATACCTCGCCTACGAGCTCGGCATGCACGTCCTCGTAATAATGACGGACATGACGAGCTACTGCGAAGCTCTGCGCGAGCTCGGCGTCGCGGCCGGCGAAGTTCCGAGCCGCAAAGGCTACCCCGCTTACCTCTACAGCGACCTCGCGTCGCTCTACGAGCGCGCCGGAGTTGTGCGCGGAAAGGAAGGGAGCGTCACGCAGATACCCATCCTCACGATGCCGAACGACGACATCACGCACCCGATACCAGACCTTACCGGCTTCATCACGGAGGGGCAGATAGTACTTTCCAGGGAACTCGACGCGAAGAACATCTATCCGCCCATCGACATACTGACGAGCCTCTCGCGCCTTATGAAGGACGGCATAGGCAAGGGCTACACGCGCGAAGACCACCCGAGCGTTTCCAGCCAGCTCTTCGCCTCCTACAGCCGAGTGCAAGAGGTCCGTTCCCTCGCCGGAGTCGTCGGCGAAGACGAACTGTCAAAGACGGACAAGGCTTTCCTCTCCTTCGGTAAGGTCTTCGAGGGCAAATTCCTGAAGCAGGGGAATGAGGAAGAGCGCGATATAGCTTATTCGCTCGACACCGCGTGGGAAATATTGGGAGAACTGCCAGCCGGAGAGCTTACGCGAGTCAGCATGGCGGACATTGAGGCGCACATCAAAAAGAAAGAAAAATGA
- a CDS encoding ArsR/SmtB family transcription factor, with protein MNTIDVALLCKALSDTNRLQIVQMLSDGEKCACKLLEQFEITQPTLSYHMKTLCECGLVDVRKDGKWSHYSLNGETLAAFQQFIGGLSCRK; from the coding sequence ATGAATACGATTGATGTAGCGTTGCTTTGCAAGGCGTTAAGCGACACCAACCGTCTGCAAATTGTTCAAATGCTGTCTGACGGAGAAAAATGCGCCTGCAAGCTGCTAGAACAGTTTGAAATCACGCAACCGACACTTTCCTATCACATGAAAACCCTTTGTGAATGCGGACTTGTCGATGTGCGGAAAGATGGCAAGTGGAGCCACTATTCGCTTAACGGAGAAACGCTCGCCGCATTTCAACAGTTTATCGGCGGGTTATCTTGCCGCAAATAG